The Prevotella melaninogenica genome has a segment encoding these proteins:
- a CDS encoding MFS transporter, protein MKKYYPWVLVALLWFVALLNYMDRQMLSTMQEAMKVDIAELNHAEAFGALMAVFLWIYGIVSPFAGIIADRVNRKWLVVGSIFVWSAVTYLMGYAESFDQLYWLRAFMGISEALYIPAALSLIADWHEGKSRSLAIGIHMTGLYVGQAVGGFGATLAAMFSWHEAFHWFGIIGIVYSLVLLMFLKENPKHGQKAVLQGDTKLSKNPFRGLSIVFSTWAFWVILFYFAVPSLPGWATKNWLPTLFANSLDIPMSSAGPMSTITIAVSSFIGVIMGGVVSDRWVQRNLRGRVYTSAIGLGLTVPALMLLGFGHSLVSVVGAGLCFGIGYGMFDANNMPILCQFISSKYRSTAYGIMNMTGVFAGAAVTQVLGKWTDGGNLGNGFAILGGIVVLALVLQLSCLKPTTDNME, encoded by the coding sequence ATGAAAAAATACTATCCTTGGGTACTTGTTGCCCTCCTTTGGTTTGTAGCCTTACTGAATTATATGGATCGACAGATGTTGTCGACGATGCAGGAAGCTATGAAAGTCGATATTGCAGAACTAAATCACGCAGAGGCTTTTGGTGCATTGATGGCTGTTTTCTTGTGGATTTACGGTATTGTAAGTCCATTCGCAGGTATTATTGCCGACCGAGTTAATCGCAAGTGGCTTGTTGTAGGAAGCATCTTTGTGTGGTCTGCTGTAACTTATCTTATGGGTTATGCTGAAAGTTTCGACCAACTTTATTGGCTCCGTGCCTTTATGGGCATTAGCGAAGCGCTTTATATTCCTGCAGCTTTGTCGCTTATTGCCGATTGGCATGAGGGAAAATCACGCTCATTAGCGATAGGTATTCACATGACAGGTCTTTATGTTGGCCAGGCTGTTGGCGGTTTTGGTGCAACGTTGGCAGCGATGTTCTCATGGCATGAAGCCTTTCATTGGTTTGGTATTATTGGTATTGTTTATTCACTCGTATTGCTTATGTTCTTGAAGGAGAATCCTAAGCATGGACAGAAAGCGGTTTTACAAGGTGATACTAAGTTAAGTAAGAACCCTTTCCGTGGCTTGTCTATTGTCTTCTCGACGTGGGCTTTCTGGGTAATACTCTTCTATTTTGCCGTGCCAAGTCTCCCAGGTTGGGCAACAAAGAACTGGTTGCCAACACTGTTTGCTAATAGTTTGGATATTCCAATGTCAAGTGCAGGACCAATGTCAACGATAACTATCGCTGTATCATCGTTTATCGGTGTTATCATGGGAGGTGTAGTTTCTGACCGTTGGGTACAGCGTAACTTGCGAGGACGTGTTTATACCAGTGCCATTGGACTTGGTCTTACCGTTCCAGCACTTATGCTCTTGGGTTTCGGCCATAGTCTTGTGTCTGTCGTCGGAGCAGGTTTATGCTTTGGTATTGGTTATGGTATGTTTGATGCCAACAATATGCCAATCCTCTGTCAGTTCATTTCTTCAAAGTATCGCAGTACTGCTTATGGTATTATGAACATGACTGGAGTCTTCGCTGGTGCTGCTGTTACACAGGTATTAGGCAAGTGGACTGATGGTGGTAACCTTGGTAATGGCTTTGCTATCTTGGGAGGTATTGTTGTATTAGCTTTGGTTTTACAGCTCTCTTGCTTGAAACCAACAACCGACAATATGGAGTAG
- a CDS encoding cyclically-permuted mutarotase family protein: MTTITLLTGLGANASDADSLMVMRGFPTDEVGIEHGVSACYAGRIDDQLVMAGGCNFPVNTLAPDSKKVYYSGIYATKTDNGDQLNWKLVGHLPEPLAYGVTVTCDNSMIVVGGMNNDGSYGKVYRVTLVDGKAEVSTLPSMPCSVDNMAGALVGKHLYIAGGAMDGKASNRVLRLDLDNISAGWKDIKSFPGMVRVQPVAGSMGDNRFCLFGGFAPAANGEEAKLSMDGCVYDETTDEWELVEGPKDDQGEPLFVGGGTGINLTKDQFLVMGGVNKDVFLSAVNHPQPDYLSHLIEWYRFNPYTLYYNKDGWKVLYKSSETARAGAALAQTDHGLYVIGGELKPRVRSNQIVKYPKR, from the coding sequence ATGACAACGATAACTTTATTGACGGGATTGGGTGCAAACGCCTCTGATGCCGATAGCTTAATGGTGATGCGTGGTTTTCCTACGGATGAAGTGGGAATAGAACATGGCGTTTCTGCTTGTTATGCAGGTAGAATTGATGACCAACTTGTTATGGCTGGTGGTTGTAACTTTCCAGTAAATACGTTGGCTCCTGATAGTAAGAAGGTTTATTACAGTGGGATTTATGCTACCAAAACTGACAATGGAGATCAACTGAATTGGAAGTTGGTTGGTCACTTGCCTGAACCTTTGGCTTATGGTGTTACTGTGACTTGCGACAACAGTATGATTGTTGTAGGCGGAATGAATAACGACGGAAGCTATGGAAAAGTTTATCGTGTAACTCTTGTTGATGGTAAAGCTGAAGTTTCGACTCTCCCTTCTATGCCTTGCTCAGTGGATAATATGGCTGGTGCTTTGGTCGGTAAACATCTCTATATAGCAGGAGGAGCAATGGATGGTAAGGCTTCTAATCGTGTTTTACGCCTTGACTTAGATAATATCTCAGCAGGATGGAAGGACATAAAGTCTTTCCCCGGTATGGTACGTGTGCAGCCAGTGGCAGGGAGTATGGGTGATAATCGTTTCTGTCTTTTCGGTGGTTTCGCTCCTGCAGCAAATGGTGAGGAAGCAAAGTTGTCGATGGATGGTTGTGTATATGATGAGACGACTGATGAATGGGAGTTGGTTGAAGGTCCGAAAGACGACCAAGGAGAGCCTCTATTCGTTGGAGGTGGTACAGGTATAAACCTAACTAAAGACCAGTTTTTAGTAATGGGAGGCGTAAACAAAGATGTTTTTCTCTCTGCTGTCAATCATCCTCAACCAGATTATTTGAGTCATCTTATAGAGTGGTATCGCTTTAATCCATACACTTTATACTATAACAAAGATGGCTGGAAAGTTCTTTATAAGAGTTCAGAAACGGCACGTGCTGGTGCAGCCTTGGCACAGACAGATCATGGTTTGTACGTGATTGGTGGCGAGTTGAAGCCAAGAGTGCGTAGTAATCAGATAGTAAAGTACCCGAAACGCTAA
- a CDS encoding cupin domain-containing protein — MIIDFDKITEEHIEGFKGGEGKLDVRAFVDDQARIMYSTLRPGANSGKHQHVGSFEVMYVISGELTVHYDDTTEVARVGQLHYCPEGHFHWFENCRDHDVVYLAIVPTLR; from the coding sequence ATGATTATTGATTTTGACAAGATTACCGAAGAGCATATTGAAGGCTTTAAAGGCGGAGAAGGAAAATTAGATGTGCGTGCTTTCGTAGATGATCAGGCACGTATCATGTACTCAACCTTGCGTCCTGGTGCAAATAGTGGAAAGCATCAGCATGTGGGTTCTTTTGAGGTTATGTATGTTATTAGTGGTGAACTGACTGTTCATTATGACGATACAACGGAAGTTGCGAGGGTAGGACAGTTACATTATTGTCCAGAAGGACACTTCCATTGGTTTGAAAACTGTAGGGACCACGATGTCGTTTACCTTGCTATTGTACCAACTTTGAGGTAA
- a CDS encoding dihydrodipicolinate synthase family protein, giving the protein MEKIIGLIDAPFTPFYANGDVNLEPIEAYAAMLQKNGLKGVFINGSSGEGYMLTTEERMQLAERWMQAAPEGFKVIVHVGSCCLRESVRLAEHAEKIGAWGIGAMAPPFPKIGRIEELVKYCETIAAAAPSLPFYYYHIPAFNGAFLSMLELLKAVDGRIPNFAGIKYTFESLYEYNQCRLYKDGKFDMLHGQDETILPSLAQGGAKGGIGGTTNYNGRELTGIIEAWNNGDIETAREKQNFSQEVINVICHFRGNIVGGKRIMKLMGFDLGPNRVPFQNMTDEEEARMKKELEEIGFFERCNKF; this is encoded by the coding sequence ATGGAAAAGATTATTGGATTAATTGACGCACCGTTCACGCCATTCTATGCTAATGGCGATGTCAATCTTGAGCCTATTGAGGCTTATGCAGCCATGTTGCAGAAGAACGGTTTGAAGGGAGTGTTTATCAATGGCTCATCTGGTGAGGGCTATATGCTCACAACTGAGGAGCGTATGCAGTTGGCTGAACGCTGGATGCAGGCTGCACCAGAGGGCTTCAAGGTTATTGTACACGTGGGTAGTTGTTGCTTACGCGAGAGCGTACGCTTGGCAGAACATGCAGAGAAGATTGGTGCATGGGGTATCGGAGCTATGGCTCCTCCATTCCCAAAGATTGGTCGTATCGAGGAGTTAGTGAAGTATTGTGAGACGATTGCAGCCGCAGCTCCCTCACTTCCTTTCTACTACTACCACATCCCAGCATTCAATGGTGCATTCTTATCTATGCTCGAACTCTTGAAAGCTGTCGATGGTCGTATCCCTAACTTCGCAGGCATCAAGTACACCTTTGAGAGTCTTTATGAGTACAACCAGTGCCGTCTTTACAAGGATGGTAAGTTTGATATGCTGCATGGACAGGACGAAACGATTCTCCCAAGTTTGGCCCAAGGCGGTGCAAAGGGTGGTATTGGCGGCACAACCAACTATAACGGTCGTGAGCTGACAGGTATCATCGAGGCATGGAACAATGGTGATATTGAAACAGCACGTGAGAAACAAAACTTCTCACAAGAGGTTATCAACGTCATTTGTCACTTCCGTGGCAATATCGTTGGTGGTAAGCGCATCATGAAGTTGATGGGTTTTGACCTTGGTCCTAACCGTGTTCCATTCCAGAATATGACGGATGAAGAAGAGGCACGCATGAAGAAAGAACTTGAAGAAATCGGTTTCTTCGAGCGTTGCAATAAGTTCTAA